Proteins encoded by one window of Pseudonocardia alni:
- a CDS encoding TetR/AcrR family transcriptional regulator, giving the protein MTGGRRRGAELEQAILRAAADELVASGYAGMTMDKVARRAGTNKNAIYRRWPGRAALGVAAYTYVADARTLTPDTGELRGDAVELLRQVNSTWSSSHGEILRDLLAAAADEPALLELLREQAGGGALDAAWVAIVDQAVARGEAPPEAVHPRVAALPMTVLRGEYALRGVPAVPDEVLMEIIDELFMPLIRGRGLSGCGLT; this is encoded by the coding sequence GTGACAGGGGGGCGGCGGCGCGGTGCGGAACTGGAGCAGGCGATCCTGCGTGCGGCCGCCGATGAACTCGTTGCATCCGGCTACGCCGGTATGACGATGGACAAGGTCGCTCGGCGCGCCGGCACGAACAAGAACGCGATCTACCGGCGCTGGCCCGGGCGCGCCGCGCTCGGCGTCGCCGCCTACACCTACGTCGCGGACGCTCGCACTCTGACGCCGGACACGGGCGAACTCCGCGGTGATGCCGTCGAGCTGCTGCGGCAGGTCAACTCCACCTGGTCCTCGTCTCATGGGGAGATCCTGCGTGATCTCCTGGCCGCGGCCGCCGACGAGCCCGCGCTGCTGGAGCTGCTGCGCGAGCAGGCCGGAGGGGGCGCGCTGGACGCCGCCTGGGTGGCGATCGTGGACCAGGCAGTGGCACGCGGCGAAGCTCCGCCGGAGGCCGTTCATCCGCGGGTGGCGGCGCTCCCCATGACGGTGTTGCGTGGCGAGTACGCCCTGCGCGGTGTTCCAGCCGTACCGGACGAGGTCCTGATGGAGATCATCGACGAGCTCTTCATGCCGCTCATCCGTGGACGGGGTCTCTCCGGGTGCGGGCTGACGTAG